In Candidatus Peregrinibacteria bacterium, a single genomic region encodes these proteins:
- a CDS encoding DUF1858 domain-containing protein, with protein VEKYPQLADVFLDFGVHCVGCYVSSYETIEQGILGHGFSEEELDEFLKEINTIVPRSHPSPGDQRVAPEEATPY; from the coding sequence TGTCGAAAAATATCCGCAGTTAGCAGATGTATTTTTAGATTTTGGAGTTCATTGTGTCGGATGTTACGTCTCTTCGTATGAAACCATTGAGCAGGGGATTCTCGGTCATGGATTTTCGGAAGAAGAACTCGATGAATTTTTAAAGGAAATCAATACTATTGTTCCTAGGAGTCACCCGTCCCCGGGTGACCAAAGGGTCGCCCCAGAAGAGGCGACTCCTTACTAA